A single region of the Bacillota bacterium genome encodes:
- a CDS encoding fatty-acid--CoA ligase, whose product MVDRKADRIITSGEKVYPTEVEEVLTRHPDVAFVAVVGLPDERRGQAVTAFVQLRPESGRPPEEVEAELRQLCQENLADYKRPRTYRFVSELPLGPTGKVLRRAVAAQASAQPAGGR is encoded by the coding sequence CATGGTCGACAGGAAGGCGGACCGGATCATCACCAGCGGCGAGAAGGTCTACCCGACCGAGGTGGAGGAGGTGCTCACCCGCCACCCCGACGTCGCCTTCGTCGCCGTCGTCGGTCTGCCCGACGAGCGGAGGGGCCAGGCGGTGACCGCCTTCGTCCAGCTCCGCCCGGAGAGCGGCCGGCCGCCGGAGGAGGTCGAGGCCGAGCTCCGCCAGCTCTGCCAGGAGAACCTGGCCGACTACAAGCGGCCGCGCACCTACCGCTTCGTGTCGGAGCTTCCCCTGGGCCCCACCGGCAAGGTGCTCCGCCGCGCGGTGGCGGCGCAGGCGTCGGCACAGCCGGCCGGGGGTCGGTAG